DNA from Halogeometricum sp. S1BR25-6:
CGACGCGGCACGCCGGCACCGCCCCGAGTTCGATGCTCGCCCGGGGGAACGCCTCGCGCCGCGACTGCACCGCTTCTCGAAGTGCCTCGCCGAGGTCGGTCGGTTCGACGGCGGTCGCCGCTTCGTCGGTGATGGTCGCCGCCGCGTCGCCCGCTACGTCGGTCAGTTCCAACGTGTGCCGGCCGTTGTCGAGGATTCGGTCGAGGATTTCCTCGCCCTCCTCCGTGACGTGGTCGCGGAGGACGTCCGCCCATCCGACGATGACGGCCATGTCGTTGCGGATGTCGTGTCGGAAGAGACGGTCGAGCGACTCCAACTCCGCCACCCGCTCGGTCGGAGTGAGGCCTCCGACGGTGCGGTCGCCGCCGGAGACGGCCGCGCGGATGCGGCGTTCGAGCGTCGCCGCCTCTCGGTCCGCGATTTCCTCCGCGTCCGCTCCACCCGCCGACTCGCCGGTCCCGCCGTCGGACCGGTCGTCGCTCCCGCAGGCGACGACGTAATCCGCCGCGCCGGCGCGAAGCGCCTCCCGCGCCGTTCGCTCGTCGCCGACGGCCGTGTACAGCACCACCGGTACCCGCGGGGCCGCGGCGCCGACCGCTCGTACCACCTCGACGGCGTCGCCGTCGCTCAACGCGTGGTTCGTCACGACGCAGTCGTACAGTTCGACGTCCCCGGCGGCCGCCCATCCGGCGACCCCCTCCACCTCGATTCCGTCCCGGTCCCCGAGTCGCTCCGCCGACACCGCCGTCGGGTCGTCGTCGCCCTCGACGAACAGCACCCGCACCCGTCTCTCCATATGTCACAGTTGGTGAACGAGTACAAAAGTCCTCGCGCCGTTCGTCCGCGGCCGACGGTCCGCGATTCCGCTCTTCGACGCTCGTCGTCTCGGAGTCGAAGACGACGGTGGCGACGGTCACCGGGCCGCGGCGCCCCCGGGCGCGCGACGTTCGTACCACGTGGGACATCTCCTGCTCGTTTTTGTGCGCTTCTCGTTATTATCCGTCGCACTCTCGAACGGATGGGTTCGTTTCCGCTCGCCCCTCCGGAATCCAACGCAGAACTAAATCCCGCGGGGGCGAACCGTCGGGCGATGACCTACCAAGTCGTCGCCAGCGACTACCACACGGTTCGCCCGGACGTCCTGCGCGAGACGCTCGACGGCGTTGCCGACGTGACGCTCGTCGAACTCGGGTCGACGGAGCGTCTCGTCGACGCCTGTCGGGAGGCCGACGCGGACGCCCTCATCACCGACATCGCCACGCCCGTCACCAGCGAGGCACTCGACGAACTCGACCTGTCGGTCGTCGCCCGCGCCGCCGTCGGCTTCGACAACGTCGACGTGGTCGCCGCCGAGGAACGCGGCGTCGTCGTCACGAACGTCCCCGGCTACTGCACCGACGAGGTGGCGACGCACACCGTCGCGCTCCTGTTGTCGGCGGTCCGCGCCGTTCCCGAGGTGAACGACCGAATCGTCGCGGGCGAGTGGCCGACCGCCGACTCGGTCGCCCACGAGGTCCACCGCCTCTCCGGGCGGACGGTCGGCTTCGTCTCCTTCGGCGCTATCGCCCGCCGGACCGCCGAGATGGTCTCCGGGTTCGGCCTCGACGCGGTAGCCTACGACCCCTACCTCGACCCCGAGGACCTCGACGACGACTCCGACGTGGACCTCGTCGACTTCGAGACGCTCTTGGAGCGCTCTCACTACGTCGTCGTCAACGCCCCCGCGACCGACGAGACGCGTGGGATGTTCGACGCCGAGACGTTCGAGCGGATGCGCGAGGACGCCGTCCTCGTGAACACCGGCCGCGGGGCCGTCGTCGACGAGGATGCTCTGCTCGATGCGCTCGACGCCGACGAGATAGACTGCGCCGCCCTCGACATGTTCGAGTCGGAACCCCTTCCTCCCGAATCGCCGCTCCGCGACCGCGCGGACCTCGTCGTCACCTCGCACACGGCGTGGTACTCCGAGGAGGCCAGCGCCGAGGTGAACGAGACGGCCGCCGCGGACGTGCGCCGCGTGCTGACGGGGGAGACGCCGGCGCACGCCGTCGACCCCGACTGGAAGTGACTCAATCGCGGACGTACGTGTCCCGCACCGTCGTCGCCAGCATCCCGTCGCGGTCGAAGACGATGTAGACGGCGAGGAACGGTTCGTCCACCGGTCGCAGCACGAACACCTCGCGGGCCTGCTCGGACTCCGGCGGCACCTCCACCTCTCCCTCGCCGACGTCGACGCGGCGAACCAGCGGTTCCAGCGGCGTGACGCCGTCGCGGAACTCCTCGAAGAGGTCGCGCGCGCCGGACTGCTTGGCGAAGACGTACAGCGCGCCGTTCGGGTCGCCGTCGGTGTTGCGGGTGACGCGGCCGTTCATCCCCTCGTTCTCCGCCTCCGCGACCATCCACGCCTGCTTGGCCGCCTCGAACATCCCGGTGACGCCGTCGGCGAAGGTGAACGTCGTCTCGGCGACGACGGAGACGTCCGCGAACCGCGGGTCGCCGTCGCGCCACGTCAGATCGGCGTCGACGACGTTGCCCGCGGCGAGCGAGTCGACCGCCGCGGCGAGTTCGCCCTCGTAACCCGTCGCGTCGACGTATGTCGGGTCGTAGGACTCCTCGGGCGGCGCGGCGTCCGAGTCCGCCTTCGAGTCCGAGGCGTCCTCGGACAGTTCCACGAGGAGGAGTTCGTCGGGGTCGCGGGGGCGTCCGAGGACACGGTAGCGACCCTCGGTTGTCAGATCCATGCCACCGCTTCCGGCCCAATCGAGAAAAGGCGGGCGGTTTCGGCGCCGACCGGCGCTCAGTCCTCAGTCGTCGCCCAGCGACTCGACGGCGCCCTTGAGGCCCGCCGTCGTCTCCTCGGACTGCTTCGTGATGCGCCATCCGGTCACGCCCATGACGATGAGGATGGCCGGCGAGAGGAAGCCGAGGAAGTAGTACGGCGCGTACTGGAGCGTCGGCACGCCGAGCACCGTCGCCATGTAGACACCGCCGGCGTTCCACGGAACGAGCGCGCTTGTCGTCGTCCCCGCCGCCTCGACCGCTCTGGAGAGGTTTCTGCTCTCTAAGTCGAACTCGTCGTAGAGGCCCCGGAGGCTCATGCCGGGGACGACGATGCTCATGTACTGCTCGGCGGCGAGGACGTTCATCCCGAACGCCGAGAGCGCCGTGCCGGCGGTCAGACCGCCGACGCTGCGGATGGACTGCCCGAGGCGGTGGGCGACGACGGCGAGGACGCCCGTCCGTTCGAGGATGCCGCCCAAGGAGAGGGCGGCGACGACGACGGTGATGGTCCACGCGGACCCGACCAGTCCGCCGGACGAGAGCAGGCCGTTCACGAGTTCGACCCCCGTGTCGGCCGTCGTGCCCGACTGCGCGACTTCCATCGCGGCGACGACGCCCTCGACGGATCGCGGTCCCTGCACGAGAATCTGCGTCGCCACGCCCGCGAACACGCCCGAGGTGATGGCGGGCAGGGCGGGATAGCCGCGGATGGCCAGCGCGAACGTCAGCGCGAGGGGGGCGAACGTCAGCGGCGAGACGACGTACGCCCCCGAGATGGCGGACTGAATCTCGGCGATGCGGCCCGGCGGGATGGTTCCGGTCGCCGCGAAGCCGAGGTAGGTGTACAGAGCGAGCGAAATCAGCATCGCGATACCCGTGCCGACGCGCATCGTCCGCACGTGCGTCATCAGGTCGGTGTTCGTCACGGCTGCCGCGAGGTTCGTCGTGTCCGACAACGGCGACACCTTGTCGCCGGTGTACGCGCCGGTCAGAACGGCGCCGGCGGTCATCGGTTCGGGGACGCCGAGGCCCGCGCCGATGCCGATGAACGCGACGCCGAGGGTGCCGGCCGTCGTCCACGACGACCCGATGGCGAACGCGACGACGGCGGCGAGCAGCGTCGCCACCGGCAGGAACACCCGCGGGGTCAGGAGTTCGAGTCCGTAGTAGATGAGCGAGGGAATCGTCCCCGCGCCCGTCCACGTCGAGATGAGCATGTAGATGACGAAGATGATGAGTATCGCCTGCATGCCCATCCGAAGGCCGTCGACGATGCCCTCGTACATCGACTCCCAGGAGACGCCGTACCAGTACCGACCCACGAGGCCGGTGAAGGCGATACCGAACAGGAGCGGTATCTGGGGGTCGAGGTCCAAGGCGATGGCGCCGACGCTGAGGAAGACGAGCATCCCGACAATCGGGACGAGCGCCTGCCCGACGGAGGGGCGCACCTCCGCCGGGATGTCCTCGTACGTCAGCGGTTCGAACGATAGTGTCGCCATTACGACGCCGGATATGCCGCTACAGCATTTGTAGCCGTCGTCTCTATGCGCTATAGATATTCCTTCCCGCGGTGCTCGGTCACACGGAAGCGAGCCACCCACGGCGCGGACTACCGCGGTGCCCGTCGCCCCCTTACTCCACTCGCTCCGCGGCGAGTCGGAGTAGCCCGTCGAGTATCTCCGGCGTCGTCGGGTGGTACGCCCGGTCGGGCACCTCGCGCACGTCCATCCCGCGTTCGACGACCACCTGCATCGTCTTCGCCATCACGTCGGCGTGGAGATGGAGGCCCTGGTAGCCGAGGACGGTGCCGTCCGTCCCGACGACGAGCGTCGCCCGCCCCCGAGGGGCCAGCTTCGTCTTGAACACGCCGTCGCGGGCCGCTTCGCGGCGGACGGCGACGTGGTCGAGGCCCGCCTCCTCGGCCGACGCCTCGGAGTGGCCGACCCGCGCGTACGGGTAGACGGCCGCCCCCGAGAAGACGACGTGGTGGTGGACGTTCTCGTAGGACTCGGGCGACTCGCCCCGTTCGGCGGCGAGGATATTGTCGGCCGCCACCTGCCCCTGCTCTTTCGCCACGTGCAGTATCGGCTCCTTTCCGTTCGCGTCGCCGACGACGGACACCCGGTCGTTCCCCCGCGCCCGCATCGTGTCCGCGACCCACCCCTCCTCGCCGGGGTCGATGCCCGCCATCTCCAGTCCGAGGCCGTCCAGCGCGGGGCGGCGGCCGGTGAAGAGGAACAGCGACTCGGCGTCGAGTGCGTCCGGTCCGTCCGGCCCGTCGACGTGCACGCGGACCCCGTCGTGGGTCTTCTCGACCCGCTCTTCGGTCGTCTCCGTGCGAATCTCGACGCCGAACTCCTCGCGGTACAGCGAGAGTACGTCGTCGCCGAAGGCGGGGTCGGCCTCGTCCAACGGTCGCTCGTCGTGTTCGACGACGGTGAGGTCCACGCCCGCCTCCGCGAGGTAGGGGACGAGTTCGAGACCGACGTAGCCGAACCCCATCACGACGCCGGAGTCCGGCAGGTCGGTCGCGTCCAACACGTCGGCGCTGGTGAGATAGTCGACCGAGTCGAGGCCGGACACGTCGGGCACGTTCGTCGTCGACCCGGTGGCGACGACGACGTGGTCGGCCTCGATTTCGTCCTCGCCCACGCGGAGCGTCCGGTCGCCGACGAATCGGGCCGTCTCGTGGCGGAACTCGACGCCGTCGCGACTCGCCATCTCGCGGACCGCTTCGCGGCGGTGCGCCGCGAAGTTCGAGACGTGCTCGTTCTTCGTCCGTACGACCGCGTCGAGGTCTATCTCCGGCGGGTCGCCGTCGAGGCGGTGGTCGTGGCGGGCCCGGTAGCGGTGCTCGGCGGCCGACAGGACCTCTTTGGAGGGCATACAGCCCCGGAGGATACAGAGGCCGCCGCCGGGTTCGCCGTCGTCGACGAGCGTCAGTCGGTCTATCTCGGAGCCGACGGCGTCGAGGAGTCCCTCGGCGGCGGCGACGCCCGCGCTTCCGTATGCGCCGACGATGACCACGTGCGTCATATCCGATAGGAGGACTGCGGGGGAATAGTCGTTCGGGGTTCGCGGAAGCCGACCGACCCGGGGTCGACGCTCCCCGCTCTCGCCGGGGACTACCGGCGCCGAACCGCGACCAGCGCGGCGCCCGCGAGGGCGAGGAGCGCCGCCGTCGCGCCGAATCCGGGCATCGAAGACGCGGTTTCGGTTTCGGTCTCGTCTCCGCTTTCGGCGCTCGACGACGTCTCTTCGCCGTCCGCGGCCGTCGTCTCGGCGGCACCGGCGTCGTCCGTCGTTTCGGCCGTCGTCTCCGTCGACGCGTCCCCGGCCGACTGCACCGTCACGGTCCGCTCGGAGAAGTGATTGAGGGCGACGTACACGTCCGTCGACGCGTCGGCCTCAGCGTCCCCGTCGGCGACGGCGTACGCCGGTCGCTCGCCGTCGTTCGCGGCGGCCCGGAGTTCGCTCGCGGACTCGACCCGCGCGGCCGCCTCGCCGTCGACGGTCACTTCGAGCGAGTCGCTCGCGTTCGCCGCCGCGCCGGAGACGGAGGCGAGGACGACGGCGCCCTCTTCGACCGAGCGCTCGACGGCGAACGTCGCGCCCTCGGCGGACCGTTCGGCGACGGTCACCGTCGTGTTCCCGTCGTAGCGGACGACGCTCGCGGACTCCTCGCCCGCCTCGCCGGTGAGGTAGAGTTCCGCCGCCGCCGTGCCGTCGGCGATGAGTTCCTCCGCCTCGCGGTCGCTCTCGGTTCGTT
Protein-coding regions in this window:
- a CDS encoding C-terminal binding protein, with protein sequence MTYQVVASDYHTVRPDVLRETLDGVADVTLVELGSTERLVDACREADADALITDIATPVTSEALDELDLSVVARAAVGFDNVDVVAAEERGVVVTNVPGYCTDEVATHTVALLLSAVRAVPEVNDRIVAGEWPTADSVAHEVHRLSGRTVGFVSFGAIARRTAEMVSGFGLDAVAYDPYLDPEDLDDDSDVDLVDFETLLERSHYVVVNAPATDETRGMFDAETFERMREDAVLVNTGRGAVVDEDALLDALDADEIDCAALDMFESEPLPPESPLRDRADLVVTSHTAWYSEEASAEVNETAAADVRRVLTGETPAHAVDPDWK
- a CDS encoding PGF-CTERM sorting domain-containing protein gives rise to the protein MKRAVAVFAAMLVVAAVVPASGAAAATQEQNDAYAGAHVAFDARADAVANYTVGGATVFDSLRVESAGSGDSGGSTENGLGTDVGASLSTAADVSGSAVSLSTSANAEAAATVTAESGATLRVHDTPNGNLVVASDDGSQVLRTNVSDGATASAEGDSRVVVESGNATGVFVAVGNASVTTSDDGDVVARVGEDGRIVLRAYNEGEKRTESDREAEELIADGTAAAELYLTGEAGEESASVVRYDGNTTVTVAERSAEGATFAVERSVEEGAVVLASVSGAAANASDSLEVTVDGEAAARVESASELRAAANDGERPAYAVADGDAEADASTDVYVALNHFSERTVTVQSAGDASTETTAETTDDAGAAETTAADGEETSSSAESGDETETETASSMPGFGATAALLALAGAALVAVRRR
- a CDS encoding dihydrolipoyl dehydrogenase family protein gives rise to the protein MTHVVIVGAYGSAGVAAAEGLLDAVGSEIDRLTLVDDGEPGGGLCILRGCMPSKEVLSAAEHRYRARHDHRLDGDPPEIDLDAVVRTKNEHVSNFAAHRREAVREMASRDGVEFRHETARFVGDRTLRVGEDEIEADHVVVATGSTTNVPDVSGLDSVDYLTSADVLDATDLPDSGVVMGFGYVGLELVPYLAEAGVDLTVVEHDERPLDEADPAFGDDVLSLYREEFGVEIRTETTEERVEKTHDGVRVHVDGPDGPDALDAESLFLFTGRRPALDGLGLEMAGIDPGEEGWVADTMRARGNDRVSVVGDANGKEPILHVAKEQGQVAADNILAAERGESPESYENVHHHVVFSGAAVYPYARVGHSEASAEEAGLDHVAVRREAARDGVFKTKLAPRGRATLVVGTDGTVLGYQGLHLHADVMAKTMQVVVERGMDVREVPDRAYHPTTPEILDGLLRLAAERVE
- a CDS encoding hybrid sensor histidine kinase/response regulator, yielding MERRVRVLFVEGDDDPTAVSAERLGDRDGIEVEGVAGWAAAGDVELYDCVVTNHALSDGDAVEVVRAVGAAAPRVPVVLYTAVGDERTAREALRAGAADYVVACGSDDRSDGGTGESAGGADAEEIADREAATLERRIRAAVSGGDRTVGGLTPTERVAELESLDRLFRHDIRNDMAVIVGWADVLRDHVTEEGEEILDRILDNGRHTLELTDVAGDAAATITDEAATAVEPTDLGEALREAVQSRREAFPRASIELGAVPACRVAANHLLGSVFRSLLNEAVSNYRGDTPTLHVSAERDGETVRVRVADADSDGAGVSAEPPLGTGTDLERSDADIDRYLVERLVGVYGGEVRVDDGAFVVELRARD
- the nhaC gene encoding Na+/H+ antiporter NhaC — translated: MATLSFEPLTYEDIPAEVRPSVGQALVPIVGMLVFLSVGAIALDLDPQIPLLFGIAFTGLVGRYWYGVSWESMYEGIVDGLRMGMQAILIIFVIYMLISTWTGAGTIPSLIYYGLELLTPRVFLPVATLLAAVVAFAIGSSWTTAGTLGVAFIGIGAGLGVPEPMTAGAVLTGAYTGDKVSPLSDTTNLAAAVTNTDLMTHVRTMRVGTGIAMLISLALYTYLGFAATGTIPPGRIAEIQSAISGAYVVSPLTFAPLALTFALAIRGYPALPAITSGVFAGVATQILVQGPRSVEGVVAAMEVAQSGTTADTGVELVNGLLSSGGLVGSAWTITVVVAALSLGGILERTGVLAVVAHRLGQSIRSVGGLTAGTALSAFGMNVLAAEQYMSIVVPGMSLRGLYDEFDLESRNLSRAVEAAGTTTSALVPWNAGGVYMATVLGVPTLQYAPYYFLGFLSPAILIVMGVTGWRITKQSEETTAGLKGAVESLGDD
- a CDS encoding DUF6663 family protein; protein product: MDLTTEGRYRVLGRPRDPDELLLVELSEDASDSKADSDAAPPEESYDPTYVDATGYEGELAAAVDSLAAGNVVDADLTWRDGDPRFADVSVVAETTFTFADGVTGMFEAAKQAWMVAEAENEGMNGRVTRNTDGDPNGALYVFAKQSGARDLFEEFRDGVTPLEPLVRRVDVGEGEVEVPPESEQAREVFVLRPVDEPFLAVYIVFDRDGMLATTVRDTYVRD